GCCAACATCCCGAATCCTGGGTTCTTGAACCCGCTAATGTGAGCGCAAGTGGGATCGCTCTTAAATTGCGTAAAGGATTAAAGTTGAATGAGCGTGTAGATGTATTAATCTACTTTAAAGACGATGAACGACTGTTGTTATTCGAAGGTATTGTCGTTAATATCCAAACTGACGAAGAGTCTTATTATGAGCGTGTGGCGATGAATTTTGAATTTCCGAATGGACGTGATCAAACATACCTCCTTGCTCGAATACAAAAACATGAGTTAAACCAATGTCTTTAATTTAAGCTTTAAACCTAAGGTAAAATAGCCATGCCAGGTACCAATCATCAAATTGAATCACAGTTTATGGATCATCTGTCCTTTAGTGCCCGACAAGCCGCTGATGATATGCTGGGCCATGACACCCTCAAAACGTTCATCGACTATAAACTTAACGGCATTAATGAGTTTTATAAAAAAAAATACCCTAATGTTAATGAACTGGAGTGGTCAAAAATACTGCGCGCGGTTACCTTAACCAAGCTTTCTTATTTTGAACTCAACAACTACTTTACTAATCGAGAAATTGATAAATGGATAGAGATTGCGCAGGATTCCTTTGAACTCCCTCATGGTAGTCCTTTATACCTTTACAAAATGGTGGAACACAAATACCCCGTTTTTACTAAGGTACTCAAAACCGCTATTCTGATAAAACAACAACGGCTTAAAAAAGCACAAGCCAATAGTCAAAAAACATAAATCATGTCGATTAAAGACTGGCACCAACACGATCGACCTCGAGAAAAACTGATCCAATTCGGTGCCGCGAGCCTAACTGATGCAGAATTACTTGCTATTTTCTTACGCGTTGGTGTAAAAGGGAAAAGTGCGGTGGAATTAGCACAGGACTTAATTGACCACTTTGGCGACCTTCATCGTTTACTAAGTGCCAATCAAGAGGAATTTTGCCTGGCAAAGGGCTTAGGTTTAGCTAAATACGCACAAACGAAGGCTGTTTTAGAAATGGCTCGCCGCCATTTTGAAAGTGGTCTTAAAAAAGGCGAGCTTTTTAACTCGCCTGAATTATCAGCATATTATTTCTCGCAGCACATAGGTCATAGCGAACGTGAGCAATTTGCCTGCTTGCTTCTTGATCAGCAACATCAAATGATTCATTTTGAAATTTTATTTTATGGTACAGTTAATCAAGCTAGCGTTCACCCGCGAGAAATAATAAAACTTGCGCTAAAACACAATGCCGTTGCGATGATTATTAGCCACAATCACCCATCTGGCCAAGCAAAACCCAGCCCATCCGACCATTCTATTACTGATTTAATCAAACAAGCCTTAACACTTGTTGAGGTTCGATTACTCGATCACATTATAATTGGTGATCACGGTCGATGGCATTCAATGGCACAAGCTGGCGAAATATAAAAAATAAGTCTTGCATTAAGCGCTGTATTTATGGATAATTCCATCTTTATATTTTTGGGTAAAATTTTAAATTTACCGTAATTAGAATTCTTGAATCGGCTAAAAAAGCCGCTTCTTAAGTTTTCATCTTTAATGATTGAATAGGGGATTGAGAGATGTCTAGAGTTTGCCAAGTCACAGGAAAACGCCCTGCTGTCGGTAACAATGTTTCCCACTCTCACCGTAAAACACGTCGCCGTTTTTTGCCAAATTTACAAACACATCGCTTTTGGGTTGAATCTGAAAGCCGTTTTGTAAAAATACGTCTTACACCAGCCGGTATGCGTACCATCGACAAGAACGGAATCGAATTAGTGCTAGCAGAAATGCGTGCACGTGGTGAGAAGGTTTAATTAGGAGACGATTATGCGCGATAAAATTAAGTTAGTCTCATCAGCGGGTACAGGTTATTTCTATACTACTGATAAAAACAAACGCACCATGGCGGGCAAGTTTGAAATCAAAAAATACGATCCAGTGGTTCGTAAACACGTGATGTTCAAAGAAGCTAAAATTAAATAATTTATTGTTTGATTTACGCCTTAATTAAAAACCAGTCATCGTGCTGGTTTTTTTATTGCTAAAATTCTATGCGACAACCAGGCCTGGTTGTTTTACAATTAAACTTTAGTCGCTTAACGGAATGCGCCATGCTTCGACTTTATAATCGCCAACAAGCCCAACTACTGGATAAAACAGCCATTGAACAGGACGGCTTACCCGGCTTAGCGTTAATGCGGCGAGCTGCAGCCTTCAGTCTTAAGCTTATTCAAACACACTGGCCCAAAGCCCAGCAATTAGCCATTATCTGCGGCCCCGGAAACAATGGCGGTGACGGCTATGCACTCGCAACGCTGGCCTATTTAAAAGGCTTATCACCCCATATCTATCAAATTGGCCCGCTGCCTTCTACAGGCGATGCAGCAAAAGCGCAGTTAGAAGCAGGCGCACTCGGCTTATTCAGTAAAAGTTTATCCCTTAATGCACTGGATTCGAGTGACGTGATTATTGATGCCTTGTTTGGCATTGGTTTGAACAGACCAATAACATCACCTTACACTGAAGCCATAGATCTTATAAACCGCTCGCCCAAACCTGTTGTTGCTTTAGACATCCCCTCGGGCATTGATGCAGATACGGGCACGCTCCTTAATAATGGGGTGAAAGCAGAGATAACTGCGAGCTTTATCGTGCATAAAATAGGTTTATTTCATCACTATGGCCCTGACTTTGCCGGAAAGGTTTTTCTTGATAGCCTTGGCCTAGCAAAAGAACGAGTAGAAAGCCTACCCCCTTTGGCAACCAGCTGGGAAAATCAAGATATGCCGCATCGCAGCAGAATCAAGAATACCCATAAAGGAACCTACGGCACAGCCTTGCTGATAGGCGGCAATCAAAACATGATGGGGGCTTTAGCCTTAGCAGGCAAAGCCTGCTTAAGATCAGGTGCAGGGCTTGTAAAACTCATTAGCCGTGAACCGCATCTGATTCCACTGACCCAAATGCAGCCTGAATTAATGTGCTACCCCAGCAATGCACTTGATAACTTAATCCAACAGATTAATGCCATTGGTATTGGCCCAGGACTGGGCCAAGATAATTGGGCGTGGCAATGCTATGAATCAACCTGCAAATTGGATCTACCGATGGTTTTGGATGCAGATGCACTCAACTGCTTAGCTCTTGATCCCTTTCATTATGAACGCTGGGTCTTAACGCCCCATCCAGGTGAAGCAGCACGCCTGCTAGAAAAACCTACGCAGACTATTCAAAATGATCGCATAACGGCTATCCATGCCCTTCATAAACGTTATGGTGGCGTGATTGTCCTAAAAGGCACAGGAACACTGATTTACGATGGTCAACAACTCGCACTATGTCATGCAGGTAACCCAGGAATGGCAACCGGTGGCATGGGTGACCTTCTAACAGGATTGATAACAGGTTATATAGCACAAGGTTTAAGTCTGTTTGATGCCGCCTTGCTGGGCGTAGAAACCCATGCTAGATCGGCAGACCTCGCGATCAAAACACAATCCGAAGCCAGCCTTTTACCCTCAGACATCCTGAATTTTATTTGAAATTTAAAAAATCAGGCCTGACTACGCTCGATATCTTTTGCCATCGCATTAGCCGTGAGCGCAATAATGGGCACGTTTTTAAGGCTAGGTTGTTGCTTTAGATACTCAAGCACTTATTATCCGAAACCAAGTAATATTAATTTAGGTTATACAAGAAAAAAACCAATCACAGAACATTGATGCACAATTTTGGTGCTAAATGATTCAAAAAATAAAAACAGTAAAAACACCCAAAACACCAGCCAGGCTTTATATCTCTTTTAGCGTATGGTTGATAAGGACAGAAAATGACGATAAAACTTGGCATCGTAATGGATCCGATTGAACAGATTAAACCCTACAAAGACAGCTCATTTGCGATGCTACTCGAAGCGCAACGCCGTGGCTATGAACTCGTTTACATGCAACCCGAAGACCTGTATTTGCGCGACACGCAGCCGATGGCAACGAGCACCTTACTGAAAGTATGGGATCGTAATGACGGTCAGTTTTACGGCTTTGGAGCAAGTGCACACACCCCCCTCCGTGAGCTAGACATCATCCTAATCCGCCAAGACCCACCATTCAACCAAGACTATCTTTACGCTACACACATTCTTGAACTGGCTGAAGCGCTGGGGGTTTTAGTGGTCAACAAGCCGCAAAGCCTGCGCGATGCGAATGAAAAACTGTTTGCCAGCTGGTTTCCCCAGTGCCTTCCCCCTACACTGGTTTCGGCCAAAGCCTCACTCTTAAAAGACTTTGTGAGCGAACAGCAGGACACTATTTTTAAACCCTTAGACGCGATGGGTGGCGCATCCATTTTTCGTGTCAAACAGGGTGACCCCAACCTGAGCGTGATTATCGAAACCATGACCGACCACGGCAAGCACCATATTATGGCGCAACGCTACCTGCCCGAAATTAAAGACGGCGACAAACGCATTTTATTGATTAACGGTGAACCGATTCCCTATGCGCTGGCACGCATTCCCCAGCAGGGTGAAACCCGAGGCAATATTGCCGCCGGTGGACGCGGTGAAGGCGTCGCACTGACCGAGCGCGATGTATGGCTCTGCCAACAGATCGCGCCCAAACTCCAGCAAAAAAGGTTATTATTTGTTGGCTTGGACGTTATTGGCGACTACATCACCGAAATTAATGTCACCAGCCCAACCTGTATTCGGGAACTTGATCGGCTTTACGATTTAAATATTGCAGCAACACTATTTGATTGCTTAGAACCCATGATTAGACTAAAAGCCATTTAAACCAAAATCCTGGGCTGAATGCGAAGCTGAGCTATAATTTCAAACTAATACTAACTTAATACAACTTTAATAGGCTCATCACTATGGCAAAAATTCTTGGCATTGGAAACTTAGTACTAGATACCTTATTATTTTGCGACCGCTATCCTAGCGAAGATGCAGAAGTACGTGCAACACGGCGCCAATTTAGGATGGGGGGCAATACGGCCAATAGCCTCTACGTATTGAATCAACTGGGTCACCAAACAGCTATCGTCACCACGCTCGCAACCGATGAACAGGCCAAACACTTAAAAAAGACCTTAGAAAGCTATCATATTGATAGCCAACACATTCAACGCTTTATTAAAGGTTCAACCCCCACTTCTTATGTTAACATTTCGCTACAAACCGCTTCTCGAACCATTACACACTTTCGTGATTTACCTGAAGTTGACTTTGACCATTTTGCTAAAATTGAAATTGAAGACTATGATTGGCTCCACTTCGAGGGCCGCAATATCGACGCACTGAGTGGCATGCTCAATATCGCTAAAACCTTCTTAAGCCATCAACCCATTTCACTGGAAATAGAAAAACCACGCCAAGGCATTGAGTCCTTATTTACCCATGCCAACTTGCTTATTTTTTCTCATCACTATGCAAAAGCCAAGGGATTTAATGACGCTCAAGCCCTACTTAAACACATCCATAACCAACACCCAAATAAGCAACTGGTCTGTACCTGGGGCGATGAGGGTGCATGGTGTATTGACCTAAACGGAAAACTGCATCACCAGCGCGCTGTTAAGCTAAAAAAACCCGTTGATACACTAGGGGCGGGCGACACCTTTAATGCAGCACTGATCCATCACCTTATTGAAGGCGCCAATTTAACCTCAGCGCTTGAATACGCCTCACAACTAGCCGCACGCAAATGCCAACAAATTGGGCTAGACAACTTACTTAGCCCCCTCATTACCCGCAAGCCGATTGCGAATATAAAACACATCACCAGCGCACGCGCTACCGTGGTTCCGGCACCAGGCCTGGCGCACAAGGTCGTATTAATCAAGCATGAAAATGAAATTAAAGCCTATGAAAACAACTGCCCTCACCAAGACGTTCCTCTTGATGAAGCCTATAAAATTGATATTAACCCATTTGAAATGACAATGAAATGTTCAGTCCATGATGCGTTTTTTAGAATAGAAGACGGTGTTTGCGTTGAAGGGCCTTGCTGGCGCGAGGAACTCACGCCAGTAGGCATTGAAATTGATTCAGAAACAGGTGGCATTTTTATAGCCGAGAAATGTTAAAGAACTTAGACTAGTCGCTGCCTAAGCACCTCATAAAGTGCCACTCCTGTGGCAACGGAAACATTTAAACTTTCTACCTGACCCTTCATCGGAATAGCAACCAGTTGATCACAATGTTCACGCGTTAAACGACGCAAACCCGAACCCTCGGCGCCCATAACCAAACCGACAGGGCCTTTAAAATCCGCTTGATAAAGCGTTTGTTCGGTTTCACCTGCCAGCCCCACCAACCAGAGACCTGCTTGCTGAAGGTGTTGCATGGTACGTGACAAGTTAGTCACCACCACCAACCTCACACTATCAGCCGCACCACAGGCCACTTTACGCACAGTAGGATTCACTCCGACCGCATTATTTTTAGGGATTACTACCGCATCCACACCTGTAGCATCCGCACTACGCAATATCGCGCCAAGATTATGCGGATCCTGCACTTCATCTAAAAAAAGAATCAGGGCTTGCGGATTAGTTTCAACCAAACCAATAAGGTCGGATTCATCAAAGCGTGCTTGAGGCGAGACTTCAGCCATCACGCCCTGATGAACCCCGTCTATCTTAGCAAACTGCGCTTTAGGTAAACTATTAACCTTAACACCTAATTGCTCAGCCTGTTGTTTCAAACTTTGCAGCCTTGGGTTGAGGCGACCTTCAGTCACACCAATGTGATAAATTAAATGCGGTGACTGTTTTAACAGTCGCTCGATCGCATGGATACCATAGATTTGATCACTCATTCACTCGCCTTTTTAGCACGTGAACGACTGCGGTTTTTATTGGCATAATTACGTGAACGGCGTTTTTTCTTTGGTTTATCTGCCTGATCCTCAGTTTGCTCAGACTTCACGGGTTCTTCACCCTGGACAGACTGCGTTAACTGGCGTACTAACCTTAAATCAATTTTACGCGTATCTAACACTACCTGTGCAACCTGAACCTCAACACGATCACCCAAACGATATACCTGACCTGTTCTTTCACCTTTAAGACAGTGACGTACCGCATCGAAATGGAAATAATCTTCACCCAGCTCGGTGATATGGATCAAGCCTTCAATATAAAGATCATCCAGCTCAACAAACAAACCAAAATTGGTGACCGATGAAATCACCGCTTTATACTGCTCTCCCAAACGATGAGATAAAAACTCACATTTTAAGAAGGTGATCGCATCACGTGTTGCCTCATCAGCACGCCGCTCGGTATCCGAACAATGACGACCAAAGGTTTCCATCGCAGGCGTATCATAGGCAAAGCCCTCAGCTCCTAACTTGCGCCAAGCATGGCGAATGGCTCGATGAATAAGTAAATCAGGATAACGGCGTATCGGCGACGTGAAATGCGCATAATGTTCAAAACTTAAACCGAAATGCCCTTTGTTTTCTGGCTGATAGACGGCTTGATTCATGCTTCGTAACATAACCGTATTGATCAAGTGCTCATAGGGTTGACCTTTCACCTTCTGCATCACCTGATCAAAGTCTTGAGCTGTTGGCTCTTCACCCCCGCCCAACTGCAAACTAAAATCAGCCAAAAACCCTTTTAGTTTTTTTAATTTTTCTTCTTTTGGTTGCTCATGTACACGGTAAAGAATCGGAATCTTATGATGTTTTAGGTAGCGTGCCGTCGCTACGTTAGCCATCAACATACACTCTTCGATCAACTTATGCGCTTCGTTGCGAACAACCGGCACAATCTTGTCTATCTTACATTCATCATCAAACACCATTTTCGTTTCAACCGTATCGAACTCTAACGCACCGCGTTCAGCACGCGACTTAGCTAGCACTAAATACAGTTCATTTAACGCATCAATATGCTCAAGCATCGGCGCAAAGGGTTGGCGGTATTCACTTTCTGGATTACTTACAATGTCATGGACTTGATTATAGGTTAGACGCGCCTTAGAGTTCATGACCGCTTGATAGAATTGAGTCCGCTCAAGCTGGCCTTCTTCTCCGATATACATGTCGCAAACCATACACAAACGGTCAACATGTGAATTAAGTGAACAGAGGTCATTAGAGAGCTTCTCTGGCAACATAGGAATAACGCGCTGCGGAAAGTAAACAGAATTTCCACGCTTATAGGCTTCTTTATCCAATTCTGAACCTGGTTGAACGTAATGAGAGACATCCGCAATAGCCACCACAAGTCGCCATCCCGTTTTACGACGTTTTGCATAAACCGCATCATCAAAATCCCGTGAGTCTTCACCATCAATAGTTACCAAGGGTAAATGACGTAAATCTTTACGCCCTTCCAAATCCGCTTCAGTCACTTCATTAGGAATGGCATCTAATTCCGACAGCAAGGTAGCCGGCCACTCATTAGGAATACCAAAGGCATGAATCGCAGTATCAATCTCCATGCCCGGAGCCATATAATCGCCCATCACCTCAACAATGCGCCCAATGGGGCCATGACGCCTTGATGGCTGAGTAATAATATCGACCTTAACTATTTGGCCTTCCTTGGCATCCATTAAGCCATCAGCAGGAACAAATACATCTTGCGTAATACGGTTATTGTTTGGGTGCACCCAAACCAAACCGTCCTCTAGGTGCACACGTCCGACCAACTGGGTTGAGTTACGCTTGGTCACCTCAACAATCGCCGCCTCTTTTCGGCCTCGCCTATCTTCACCAACAATAGAAGCAATGACCTCATCACCGTGCAACACTTTGTGCATTTCTTGAGCTGAAATAAACAGATCAGAATCCGCATCATCACAACTTAAAAAGCCAAACCCATCTGGGTGACCAATTACACGTCCTTTGACTAGATCCATTTTTTGAATGAGACAAAAGGCACCGCGACGATTTTTCATCAACTGACCATCGCGCAGCATCGCTTTTAATCGGCGCGATAAGGCTTCAAACCGTTCTTCGTCACCCTCATCAACAGCTAAACCCTCGGCAAGCTGGTGAAGACGCAAGGGTTGGTTAACCTCTTCCATAAATCCGAGAATGAATTCTCTACTCGGCACGGGGTTTTCATATTTTTCTGCTTCACGCGCGGCATAAGGATCCGCCGCTTGATTTAGTTCTTTAGTCACGCTATTCCATCTTAATTTATTGACCTAGCTGAATACACACTTTCTTTACTTTCTGCTTGCACAACCAGGCCTGGTTGTTATTTTACGTCTGAATTATAGCAGACTTCATATTTTTCGCTTATTGGAGTTTAGCGCTTAATAATTTTAATGCCGATTCTACCGCTTCTTCCAGCACTGGATGATAAAAAGGCATCTGCAAGATTTGCGCTACGGTCATCTGTTGCTGTACACACCAAGCGAGTAGGTGAGCAATATGTTCTGCTTGATGCATCACTATTTCGCCCCCCAACAAACAACCGGATTTTTTATCCGCAAACAAACAAATCAAACCCTGATCCTGGTCCATAACAATCGCTCGACCGTTATTACAATGCAAATCGAACTCAGCGGTCACGCAATTTGCGCGAGCCAATTCGTTATACCTTAAACCAAAATAGGCTACACCGGGCTCAATAAAGCTTATTCCCAAGGACGTTTTGCGTTTGGTAGACTGAACATTGGGAAAAGCCAATGCATTTAACGTTGCTATCTTACCCTCATCGCCCGCTTCATGCAAAATAGGTCGATATCCACTCGCGTCACCTGCTATAAAAATCGGCAAATCAGCAATTTGCA
The nucleotide sequence above comes from Thiomicrospira sp. R3. Encoded proteins:
- the radC gene encoding DNA repair protein RadC, translating into MSIKDWHQHDRPREKLIQFGAASLTDAELLAIFLRVGVKGKSAVELAQDLIDHFGDLHRLLSANQEEFCLAKGLGLAKYAQTKAVLEMARRHFESGLKKGELFNSPELSAYYFSQHIGHSEREQFACLLLDQQHQMIHFEILFYGTVNQASVHPREIIKLALKHNAVAMIISHNHPSGQAKPSPSDHSITDLIKQALTLVEVRLLDHIIIGDHGRWHSMAQAGEI
- the rpmB gene encoding 50S ribosomal protein L28, whose product is MSRVCQVTGKRPAVGNNVSHSHRKTRRRFLPNLQTHRFWVESESRFVKIRLTPAGMRTIDKNGIELVLAEMRARGEKV
- the rpmG gene encoding 50S ribosomal protein L33; translated protein: MRDKIKLVSSAGTGYFYTTDKNKRTMAGKFEIKKYDPVVRKHVMFKEAKIK
- a CDS encoding NAD(P)H-hydrate dehydratase codes for the protein MLRLYNRQQAQLLDKTAIEQDGLPGLALMRRAAAFSLKLIQTHWPKAQQLAIICGPGNNGGDGYALATLAYLKGLSPHIYQIGPLPSTGDAAKAQLEAGALGLFSKSLSLNALDSSDVIIDALFGIGLNRPITSPYTEAIDLINRSPKPVVALDIPSGIDADTGTLLNNGVKAEITASFIVHKIGLFHHYGPDFAGKVFLDSLGLAKERVESLPPLATSWENQDMPHRSRIKNTHKGTYGTALLIGGNQNMMGALALAGKACLRSGAGLVKLISREPHLIPLTQMQPELMCYPSNALDNLIQQINAIGIGPGLGQDNWAWQCYESTCKLDLPMVLDADALNCLALDPFHYERWVLTPHPGEAARLLEKPTQTIQNDRITAIHALHKRYGGVIVLKGTGTLIYDGQQLALCHAGNPGMATGGMGDLLTGLITGYIAQGLSLFDAALLGVETHARSADLAIKTQSEASLLPSDILNFI
- the gshB gene encoding glutathione synthase, giving the protein MTIKLGIVMDPIEQIKPYKDSSFAMLLEAQRRGYELVYMQPEDLYLRDTQPMATSTLLKVWDRNDGQFYGFGASAHTPLRELDIILIRQDPPFNQDYLYATHILELAEALGVLVVNKPQSLRDANEKLFASWFPQCLPPTLVSAKASLLKDFVSEQQDTIFKPLDAMGGASIFRVKQGDPNLSVIIETMTDHGKHHIMAQRYLPEIKDGDKRILLINGEPIPYALARIPQQGETRGNIAAGGRGEGVALTERDVWLCQQIAPKLQQKRLLFVGLDVIGDYITEINVTSPTCIRELDRLYDLNIAATLFDCLEPMIRLKAI
- a CDS encoding PfkB family carbohydrate kinase, whose product is MAKILGIGNLVLDTLLFCDRYPSEDAEVRATRRQFRMGGNTANSLYVLNQLGHQTAIVTTLATDEQAKHLKKTLESYHIDSQHIQRFIKGSTPTSYVNISLQTASRTITHFRDLPEVDFDHFAKIEIEDYDWLHFEGRNIDALSGMLNIAKTFLSHQPISLEIEKPRQGIESLFTHANLLIFSHHYAKAKGFNDAQALLKHIHNQHPNKQLVCTWGDEGAWCIDLNGKLHHQRAVKLKKPVDTLGAGDTFNAALIHHLIEGANLTSALEYASQLAARKCQQIGLDNLLSPLITRKPIANIKHITSARATVVPAPGLAHKVVLIKHENEIKAYENNCPHQDVPLDEAYKIDINPFEMTMKCSVHDAFFRIEDGVCVEGPCWREELTPVGIEIDSETGGIFIAEKC
- the rlmB gene encoding 23S rRNA (guanosine(2251)-2'-O)-methyltransferase RlmB; translation: MSDQIYGIHAIERLLKQSPHLIYHIGVTEGRLNPRLQSLKQQAEQLGVKVNSLPKAQFAKIDGVHQGVMAEVSPQARFDESDLIGLVETNPQALILFLDEVQDPHNLGAILRSADATGVDAVVIPKNNAVGVNPTVRKVACGAADSVRLVVVTNLSRTMQHLQQAGLWLVGLAGETEQTLYQADFKGPVGLVMGAEGSGLRRLTREHCDQLVAIPMKGQVESLNVSVATGVALYEVLRQRLV
- the rnr gene encoding ribonuclease R translates to MTKELNQAADPYAAREAEKYENPVPSREFILGFMEEVNQPLRLHQLAEGLAVDEGDEERFEALSRRLKAMLRDGQLMKNRRGAFCLIQKMDLVKGRVIGHPDGFGFLSCDDADSDLFISAQEMHKVLHGDEVIASIVGEDRRGRKEAAIVEVTKRNSTQLVGRVHLEDGLVWVHPNNNRITQDVFVPADGLMDAKEGQIVKVDIITQPSRRHGPIGRIVEVMGDYMAPGMEIDTAIHAFGIPNEWPATLLSELDAIPNEVTEADLEGRKDLRHLPLVTIDGEDSRDFDDAVYAKRRKTGWRLVVAIADVSHYVQPGSELDKEAYKRGNSVYFPQRVIPMLPEKLSNDLCSLNSHVDRLCMVCDMYIGEEGQLERTQFYQAVMNSKARLTYNQVHDIVSNPESEYRQPFAPMLEHIDALNELYLVLAKSRAERGALEFDTVETKMVFDDECKIDKIVPVVRNEAHKLIEECMLMANVATARYLKHHKIPILYRVHEQPKEEKLKKLKGFLADFSLQLGGGEEPTAQDFDQVMQKVKGQPYEHLINTVMLRSMNQAVYQPENKGHFGLSFEHYAHFTSPIRRYPDLLIHRAIRHAWRKLGAEGFAYDTPAMETFGRHCSDTERRADEATRDAITFLKCEFLSHRLGEQYKAVISSVTNFGLFVELDDLYIEGLIHITELGEDYFHFDAVRHCLKGERTGQVYRLGDRVEVQVAQVVLDTRKIDLRLVRQLTQSVQGEEPVKSEQTEDQADKPKKKRRSRNYANKNRSRSRAKKASE